The following proteins come from a genomic window of Triticum aestivum cultivar Chinese Spring chromosome 6A, IWGSC CS RefSeq v2.1, whole genome shotgun sequence:
- the LOC123132659 gene encoding nicotianamine aminotransferase 1 has product MANNGGSSRRGDDGVGVGVTPSRWRFFRPTAGTPLAAAGSMSIRSVLNRLNSSVDASGTRPVVPLGHGDPTSSACFRTAPEAEDAVVDALRSRKHNGYSPTVGVPQARSAIAEYLSRDLPYELSPDDIYLTSGCVQAIEIMISVLAQPGANILLPRPGFPMYKSRTTFSELEVRYFDLVPERGWEADLESVKAIADENTVAILIINPSNPCGSVYSHDHLAQIAETAGELGILIIADEVYDHLAFGSKPFIPMGIFGKTVPVITLGAISKRWLVPGWRLGWIATCDPNGILKETKIDQSIQNYINITSDPATFIQGAVPQIIANTKEEYFNKILDLLRNSADLCYGKIKDIRGITCPHKPEGSMFVMAKLDLSCLDGFSDDIDFCCRLAKEESVIVLPGTALGMKDWVRITFAIDLPSLEDGLERLKSFCERHARVEA; this is encoded by the exons ATGGCGAACAACGGCGGCAGCAGCCGCCgcggggacgacggcgtcggcgtcggcgtgaCCCCATCCCGATGGCGTTTCTTCCGGCCAACGGCCGGCACGCCGCTGGCGGCCGCCGGCAGCATGAGCATCCGCTCGGTTCTCAACCGTCTCAACTCGTCCGTCGACGCGTCCGGGACGCGCCCCGTCGTGCCGCTCGGCCACGGCGACCCCACCTCCTCCGCCTGCTTCCGAACCGCGCCGGAGGCCGAGGACGCCGTCGTGGACGCGCTCCGCTCCAGGAAGCACAACGGCTACTCCCCCACCGTCGGTGTGCCCCAGGCGCGCAG TGCTATTGCAGAGTACCTGTCTCGAGACCTTCCTTATGAGCTTTCACCAGATGATATCTACCTGACCTCCGGATGCGTCCAAGCCATCGAGATCATGATCTCCGTCCTTGCCCAGCCCGGGGCTAACATCTTGCTCCCAAGACCCGGGTTTCCGATGTACAAGTCACGGACCACATTCAGCGAGCTAGAGGTTCGATATTTCGACCTCGTCCCTGAAAGAGGCTGGGAGGCAGACCTTGAGTCTGTGAAGGCTATCGCTGATGAGAACACGGTTGCGATACTCATCATCAATCCCAGTAACCCTTGTGGGAGTGTCTACTCACACGATCATTTGGCCCAA ATTGCAGAAACCGCAGGAGAACTTGGCATATTGATAATTGCTGATGAGGTATACGACCACTTGGCATTTGGAAGTAAGCCTTTTATACCAATGGGCATTTTTGGCAAGACGGTCCCAGTCATCACCTTGGGAGCTATATCTAAAAGATGGCTTGTGCCTGGTTGGCGACTTGGATGGATCGCAACGTGTGACCCAAATGGCATCTTAAAGGAAACCAAG ATTGACCAGTCAATTCAAAACTATATTAACATCACAAGTGATCCTGCAACATTCATTCAG GGAGCAGTCCCTCAAATTATAGCCAACACAAAGGAAGAATACTTCAACAAAATTCTTGATTTATTAAGAAACTCAGCAGATTTATGTTACGGTAAAATAAAGGACATCAGGGGCATTACATGTCCGCACAAACCGGAGGGATCAATGTTTGTGATG GCTAAGTTGGACCTCTCTTGCTTAGATGGCTTTTCTGATGATATAGATTTCTGCTGCAGGCTGGCAAAAGAAGAATCTGTAATAGTTTTACCAG GTACTGCACTCGGAATGAAGGATTGGGTTCGGATCACTTTCGCCATTGACCTGCCATCTCTTGAGGATGGCCTTGAAAGGCTGAAATCTTTCTGCGAGAGGCATGCTCGAGTAGAAGCCTAA
- the LOC123132658 gene encoding zinc finger CCCH domain-containing protein 14, whose translation MEGGGRKRGTADGAAVGGKRTRESESFQTGVGSKSKPCTKFFSTAGCPFGEGCHFLHYFPGGHQAVAKMSNLGGQAFAHPQGRMPSGSAVPDGHPTPTVKTKLCNKYNTAEGCKWGDKCHFAHGERELGKQTFINNSMPPHMGPRPTGHFGPPAMPSPGMATPAGFGASSTAKVSVDASLAGAIIGRGGVNTKQISRVTGAKLAIRDHESNEALKNIELEGTFDQINNASAMLRELIFRISGGANAPPPGVIPAGGSHRGGGGSGQGSNFKTKLCDNFTKGSCTFGDRCHFAHGENELRKSAAV comes from the exons ATGGAAGGCGGCGGACGCAAGAGGGGCACGGCCGACGGCGCCGCCGTCGGAGGCaagcgcacgcgag AATCGGAGTCATTTCAAACCGGCGTAGGAAGCAAATCGAAGCCATGCACCAAATTTTTCAG TACCGCTGGTTGCCCCTTTGGTGAGGGTTGCCATTTCCTCCATTACTTCCCCGGTGGCCACCAGGCTGTTGCAAAGATGAGCAACCTAGGTGGCCAAGCATTTGCACATCCCCAAGGAAGAATGCCCTCAGGATCTGCTGTTCCAGATGGCCACCCTACACCAACTGTCAAGACTAAATTGTGCAACAAGTATAACACTGCAGAGGGATGCAAATGGGGCGACAAGTGCCACTTTGCACATGGTGAGAGGGAGCTCGGCAAGCAGACGTTCATCAACAACTCCATGCCACCCCATATGGGACCAAGGCCCACTGGTCACTTTGGACCTCCGGCAATGCCCAGCCCTGGCATGGCCACCCCGGCAGGCTTCGGGGCTTCTTCCACAGCCAAGGTCAGCGTCGATGCATCCCTCGCAGGCGCCATCATCGGGCGGGGCGGAGTCAACACAAAGCAGATATCCCGGGTCACCGGGGCCAAGCTGGCCATCCGGGACCACGAATCGAACGAGGCCTTGAAAAACATTGAGCTCGAGGGCACGTTTGATCAGATCAACAACGCCAGCGCCATGCTCAGGGAGTTGATCTTCAGGATCAGTGGCGGTGCCAACGCTCCTCCGCCGGGCGTGATCCCGGCTGGAGGATctcaccgcggcggcggcggcagtgggcaGGGAAGCAACTTCAAGACCAAGCTGTGCGACAACTTCACGAAAGGATCGTGCACGTTTGGCGACAGATGCCACTTTGCCCATGGCGAGAACGAGCTGCGCAAGTCGGCTGCCGTGTGA